In the genome of Natronorubrum daqingense, the window GAGGTGGGCTACAGTGACCTCACCGCGCAAGCGATCGCCGATCGAACCGATCGCAGTAAGTCGGCGCTGTTCTACCACTACGATTCGCGCGAGGAACTCGTCGCGGCGTTCATCGAGTACCTGATCGACGGCTTCGATGGACGACTCGAGCAGATCGACGATCGACCGCCGCTCGAGCAACTCACGGCGTTCGTCGACTGGTTTCTGTCCGGTCCGGACGACGATCAAGTCGCGTTCCACACGGCGTTTCTCGAACTCAGAGCACAGGCACCGTACAACGAACTCTACCGCGAGAAACTCCGAGAGAGCGACGACCGACTCCGCGAGGCGAT includes:
- a CDS encoding TetR/AcrR family transcriptional regulator is translated as MTDADTRHTIMAATYEALCEVGYSDLTAQAIADRTDRSKSALFYHYDSREELVAAFIEYLIDGFDGRLEQIDDRPPLEQLTAFVDWFLSGPDDDQVAFHTAFLELRAQAPYNELYREKLRESDDRLREAIETILRNGIESGDFQEHDPETVAALLLATFDGARIRQFTLGRDEYLETVREETAARILADVLAPGVELPAESQVEFPRDERFHDGDAGDRPE